The following proteins come from a genomic window of Iamia sp. SCSIO 61187:
- a CDS encoding glycosyltransferase family 39 protein, with amino-acid sequence MPVTASTPSRASAPAGSDRPGGVTDGLWLVAGGAVVAVAVAWAAGRSGASTTTLGRVLGRLDGGAAVLLVAAAAAAQLGVTTRALAGRPVRGLRAAGVGAARGVLVPWWLVVTVALFLFPTAAGALVPTDAAVPTWVVVVREWLLAGSLAPPDGRGGWPPASAGRLGLGWIATTVAAGALLLPLWERGLRRIGGDPVALAVRAGAILAGLGLAGRVLVAATDAERWGVVLRVMPPAQLDLVGTGIVVGALVAAARRGTGPLAAVDRRPVAAGVAVVTVVLVVGVTSPDLGTVLDPGGVGRTALARVLLVALGGGLALLGLTARPPLRAAPLVAAARRAAWPALLAVPLVAQLWALRAGGAPGTQRLGPLVIVTVAGAVAAGLVVGGLGRRLFGADLGRVWPPFGGRLALVTSGALAWRLLTLVSINRANPTGGDPYYYHHQANMLADRVGYSEPFRWVEQGLAIPSAIHPPLMSTWLATASMAGARTYLAHKTMAALLGVLVVVAAGLIARRLAGDRAGIVAAVLVAAYPNLWVIDGALWPEGVYSAFVGFAVLAAYHWWERPDLPRAGLLGLAIALAALTRGEALFLYPLLVAPLVLVRRGLGWGPKVRSIALVGLIGLVLFAPWTIRNQRAFGSFVILSTNGDEVLYYANCPESYHGPLLGYWSFNCQEQERARTGEPEGNEAEKARYWRDKGEAYARDNLDRIPTVVAARILREVDLFRPGQNVVLLRIEGRPDEASRVGQWAWWATAPIGVAGLVLLRRRHVLVWPLVALGLMVLVTTVYAYGAIRFRTPLELALLIAAAVAIVHVADRRVAS; translated from the coding sequence GTGCCCGTGACCGCCTCGACCCCGTCCCGCGCGTCGGCGCCGGCCGGGTCCGACCGCCCGGGCGGGGTCACCGACGGCCTGTGGCTCGTGGCCGGGGGCGCCGTCGTGGCCGTGGCCGTGGCCTGGGCGGCCGGACGGTCGGGGGCGTCGACGACGACCCTGGGGCGGGTCCTCGGGCGCCTCGACGGCGGGGCCGCGGTGCTGCTCGTGGCCGCCGCCGCCGCCGCCCAGCTCGGTGTCACCACCCGCGCCCTGGCCGGCCGGCCCGTCCGCGGCCTGCGCGCCGCCGGGGTGGGCGCGGCCCGCGGGGTGCTCGTGCCCTGGTGGCTCGTCGTCACCGTCGCCCTGTTCCTGTTCCCGACCGCCGCCGGGGCCCTGGTCCCGACCGATGCCGCCGTCCCGACCTGGGTCGTGGTGGTGCGGGAGTGGCTCCTGGCCGGCAGCCTGGCCCCGCCCGACGGCCGGGGCGGGTGGCCGCCGGCCTCGGCCGGCCGGCTGGGCCTCGGGTGGATCGCGACCACGGTCGCCGCCGGGGCGCTCCTGCTGCCGCTGTGGGAGCGGGGCCTGCGCCGCATCGGGGGCGACCCGGTCGCCCTGGCCGTGCGCGCGGGCGCGATCCTCGCCGGGCTCGGCCTGGCCGGGCGGGTCCTGGTCGCCGCCACCGACGCCGAGCGCTGGGGGGTGGTCCTCCGGGTCATGCCGCCGGCCCAGCTCGACCTGGTCGGCACCGGGATCGTGGTGGGCGCCCTCGTCGCCGCCGCCCGGAGGGGCACCGGCCCGCTGGCCGCCGTCGACCGGCGGCCGGTGGCCGCGGGGGTCGCGGTGGTGACGGTGGTGCTGGTCGTCGGGGTCACCAGCCCGGACCTGGGCACGGTCCTCGACCCCGGGGGCGTGGGGCGCACGGCGCTGGCCCGGGTGCTGCTCGTCGCCCTCGGCGGGGGGCTGGCGCTCCTGGGCCTGACCGCCCGGCCCCCGCTCCGGGCCGCCCCGCTGGTCGCCGCGGCGCGCCGCGCCGCGTGGCCGGCCCTCCTGGCCGTGCCCCTCGTCGCCCAGCTCTGGGCCCTGCGCGCCGGCGGCGCCCCCGGCACCCAGCGGCTCGGGCCCCTGGTCATCGTCACCGTGGCCGGCGCCGTCGCCGCCGGGCTCGTCGTGGGCGGCCTCGGACGCCGCCTCTTCGGGGCGGACCTCGGTCGGGTCTGGCCCCCCTTCGGCGGGAGGCTCGCCCTCGTCACCAGCGGCGCCCTGGCCTGGCGGCTCCTCACCCTGGTCTCGATCAACCGAGCCAACCCCACCGGCGGGGACCCGTACTACTACCACCACCAGGCGAACATGCTCGCCGACCGGGTCGGCTACTCCGAGCCGTTCCGCTGGGTCGAGCAGGGCCTGGCCATCCCGTCGGCGATCCACCCGCCGCTGATGTCCACCTGGCTGGCCACGGCGTCGATGGCCGGGGCCCGCACCTACCTCGCCCACAAGACCATGGCCGCCCTGCTGGGCGTCCTCGTCGTCGTGGCCGCCGGGCTGATCGCCCGCCGGTTGGCCGGCGACCGCGCCGGGATCGTCGCCGCCGTCCTCGTCGCCGCCTACCCGAACCTGTGGGTGATCGACGGGGCCCTGTGGCCCGAGGGGGTGTACTCCGCCTTCGTGGGCTTCGCCGTGCTGGCCGCCTACCACTGGTGGGAGCGCCCGGACCTGCCCCGGGCCGGCCTCCTCGGGCTCGCCATCGCCCTCGCCGCCCTCACCCGGGGCGAAGCCCTGTTCCTCTACCCCCTCCTCGTCGCCCCCCTCGTCCTGGTGCGCCGGGGGTTGGGCTGGGGGCCCAAGGTGCGCTCGATCGCCCTCGTCGGCCTGATCGGCCTGGTGCTGTTCGCCCCCTGGACGATCCGCAACCAGCGCGCCTTCGGGTCCTTCGTGATCCTGTCGACCAACGGCGACGAGGTGCTGTACTACGCCAACTGCCCCGAGAGCTACCACGGCCCGCTGCTCGGCTACTGGTCGTTCAACTGCCAGGAGCAGGAGCGGGCCCGGACCGGCGAGCCGGAGGGCAACGAGGCCGAGAAGGCCCGCTACTGGCGGGACAAGGGCGAGGCCTACGCCCGGGACAACCTGGACCGCATCCCCACGGTGGTGGCGGCCCGCATCCTGCGCGAGGTCGACCTGTTCCGCCCGGGCCAGAACGTGGTGCTGCTCCGCATCGAGGGCCGACCCGACGAGGCGTCGCGGGTCGGCCAGTGGGCGTGGTGGGCCACGGCCCCGATCGGCGTCGCCGGTCTCGTCCTCCTGCGGCGGCGCCACGTCCTGGTGTGGCCCCTGGTGGCCCTCGGCCTGATGGTCCTGGTGACCACCGTCTACGCCTACGGTGCGATCCGCTTCCGCACCCCGCTCGAGCTGGCCCTCCTCATCGCCGCCGCCGTGGCCATCGTGCACGTGGCCGACCGCCGGGTGGCGTCGTGA
- a CDS encoding AarF/ABC1/UbiB kinase family protein: MPVPPLPDMVDVLDRSMAIDVRPGLRDHARLWLLWGPGARARVAEEAALLAQASLRPRTLHAVGRTGVDLARGVAPGLREDARRRLLDGPLEEGAAIRHVQELVRAGGSTYIKLGQFVATAQGLLPDEWVDAFGWCRDTATPLPEGMAEERFERRFQVPVDRVFAELDPEPIGAASIAQVHAATLHDGTPVVVKVRRPGLRTQFDRDLRAMALAAAAAERASKAARVANLTGFVQLFAQMVLEEVDFRFEALNQIEIALASEAAGHHFTHLPHPIPHLTAEDVLVMTRLEGVPYTDALTAYPDVVDGERLLNLAITATLEHMIAYGIFHGDLHAGNVLINAQGDFSLIDFGIAGRIDAEQRAATVRFLFGFARNDTLMQLEGLQAFGAVPPGWDLEVLRDQVEGELDAIDPAILARTGTMTVESLGQALGAIIRVLAQNGFTLPKELVLFFKNLLYLNGFAATLTPDADLFSQIEPAFGYFVTKYPQELSQIVADVL; the protein is encoded by the coding sequence ATGCCCGTCCCACCCCTGCCCGACATGGTCGACGTCCTCGACCGCTCGATGGCGATCGACGTCCGCCCCGGCTTGCGCGACCACGCCCGGCTCTGGCTGCTCTGGGGGCCCGGCGCCCGCGCCCGGGTGGCCGAGGAGGCCGCCCTCCTGGCCCAGGCCTCGCTCCGGCCCCGGACGCTCCACGCCGTGGGCCGCACCGGCGTCGACCTGGCCCGCGGGGTCGCCCCCGGGCTCCGGGAGGATGCCCGCCGGCGGCTCCTCGACGGGCCCCTCGAGGAGGGGGCCGCCATCCGCCACGTGCAGGAGCTGGTGCGGGCCGGCGGATCGACCTACATCAAGCTGGGGCAGTTCGTGGCCACCGCCCAGGGGCTCCTCCCCGACGAGTGGGTCGACGCCTTCGGCTGGTGCCGGGACACGGCCACACCGCTCCCGGAGGGCATGGCCGAGGAGCGCTTCGAGCGGCGCTTCCAGGTGCCCGTCGATCGGGTCTTCGCCGAGCTCGACCCCGAGCCCATCGGGGCGGCGTCGATCGCCCAGGTCCACGCCGCGACGCTCCACGACGGCACGCCGGTGGTGGTGAAGGTCAGGCGACCCGGTCTGCGGACCCAGTTCGACCGCGACCTGCGGGCCATGGCCCTCGCCGCCGCGGCCGCCGAGCGGGCGTCGAAGGCGGCGCGGGTGGCCAACCTGACCGGGTTCGTCCAGCTCTTCGCCCAGATGGTGCTGGAGGAGGTCGACTTCCGGTTCGAGGCCCTCAACCAGATCGAGATCGCCCTGGCCTCGGAGGCGGCCGGCCACCACTTCACCCACCTGCCCCACCCGATCCCCCACCTCACCGCCGAGGACGTCCTGGTGATGACCCGGCTCGAGGGGGTGCCCTACACCGACGCCCTGACCGCCTACCCCGACGTCGTCGACGGCGAACGGCTGCTCAACCTGGCCATCACCGCCACCCTCGAGCACATGATCGCCTACGGGATCTTCCACGGTGACCTGCACGCCGGCAACGTGCTCATCAACGCCCAGGGCGACTTCTCCCTGATCGACTTCGGCATCGCCGGCCGGATCGACGCCGAGCAGCGGGCGGCGACGGTCCGGTTCCTGTTCGGCTTCGCCCGCAACGACACCCTGATGCAGCTCGAGGGCCTCCAGGCCTTCGGCGCCGTGCCCCCCGGCTGGGACCTCGAGGTCCTCCGCGACCAGGTCGAGGGGGAGCTGGACGCCATCGACCCGGCGATCCTGGCCCGCACCGGCACCATGACGGTCGAGTCGCTGGGCCAGGCGCTCGGCGCCATCATCCGGGTGCTGGCCCAGAACGGGTTCACCCTGCCCAAGGAGCTGGTGCTGTTCTTCAAGAACCTGCTCTACCTGAACGGGTTCGCGGCGACGCTCACCCCCGACGCCGACCTGTTCAGCCAGATCGAGCCGGCCTTCGGCTACTTCGTCACGAAGTACCCGCAGGAGCTGAGCCAGATCGTCGCCGACGTGCTGTGA
- a CDS encoding MFS transporter, which yields MAVDAPERSSAAPPDSGRTVIPRHDLVDMFLVAGAGLLLEISYTRIFSFKFFYYYTYLIIGLALLGIGAGGVAVALSPRLRQARLSTVVGWCAGLAALLTAVGYVVVAWTPVTVANIWQYGTGTSFKNLALLIVVCVALFAPFAMVGVIISTFFGRESQGIGRLYFADLIGAGLACAAVVFMIRFLGPPTAIMIAGLILAGVSVGRFLPDRSPRQLVPAGLVAVLLVVGVLAVDAIHVIPDESKQSPDSDAVQESRWSPIFRVDTQDVGANVILFHDGLIGSSIHAWDGELESLETKYIADARSLPFAVLSDDGILDTEGGPGNVVIVGAAGGNEILTSLAFGADHIDAIELNPVTHGLLLDEYAEYSGRVAYEPNVNYELGDGRSFVERSDKEFDLVWFPAPDSYAASNAASAGAFVLSESYLYTADAVDASLDKLTDDGILAAQFGEIDYENRPYRTARYVSTVRKALEDRGVEDPSEHVLVATSPTAVGATAYSTVLVKDTPFTDEEVERFTQQVDFMTGVAAADPANTSAVVLRHAPGIPPDGSPVSEILTLPDDELDEWYDDFAYDVEPITDDAPYFWNFARPGSVLRDMDQSLQPSDTVDPESGIGERVLLLLLGISALFAVTFLILPFLAIRKDWKALPRKPISALYFSCLGMGFLFFEITLIQRLTLFLGYPTYSLTVTLASVLIFTGVGALLSERVVHRGWTVGLWLLGALAVLTLFYELALPGIVDGLFGLSLALRVIVAFLLMAPLGLCLGMFMPLGLGAVGRLTSLSREYVAWGWAVNGFASVMGSVLTTLLSMTFGFRVVMVVALCVYAVAVIALRSLMTSADAVTAAGGPGARPDEDEPDATPAGGPTGQPVPVAP from the coding sequence ATGGCCGTCGACGCCCCTGAACGCTCCTCCGCCGCGCCCCCCGACAGCGGCCGGACGGTCATCCCCCGTCACGACCTCGTCGACATGTTCCTCGTGGCCGGGGCCGGCCTCCTGCTGGAGATCAGCTACACCCGCATCTTCTCGTTCAAGTTCTTCTACTACTACACGTACCTGATCATCGGCCTGGCCCTGCTCGGCATCGGCGCCGGCGGGGTGGCGGTGGCGCTGTCGCCCAGGCTGCGCCAGGCCCGGCTGTCGACCGTCGTCGGGTGGTGCGCGGGCCTGGCCGCCCTCCTCACCGCGGTGGGCTACGTGGTCGTGGCCTGGACGCCGGTCACGGTGGCCAACATCTGGCAGTACGGCACGGGCACCTCGTTCAAGAACCTGGCGCTGCTGATCGTCGTGTGCGTCGCCCTGTTCGCGCCCTTCGCCATGGTCGGGGTGATCATCTCGACGTTCTTCGGGCGCGAGAGCCAGGGCATCGGCCGCCTCTACTTCGCCGACCTCATCGGCGCCGGGCTGGCCTGCGCCGCAGTGGTCTTCATGATCCGGTTCCTCGGCCCGCCCACGGCGATCATGATCGCCGGGCTGATCCTGGCCGGGGTCTCGGTCGGCCGGTTCCTGCCCGACCGCTCGCCGCGCCAGCTGGTGCCGGCGGGGCTGGTGGCCGTGCTGCTGGTGGTGGGCGTCCTCGCCGTCGACGCCATCCACGTCATCCCCGACGAGAGCAAGCAGTCGCCCGACTCCGACGCCGTGCAGGAGTCGCGGTGGAGCCCCATCTTCCGGGTCGACACCCAGGACGTCGGGGCCAACGTGATCCTGTTCCACGACGGGCTGATCGGCTCGAGCATCCACGCCTGGGACGGCGAGCTGGAGAGCCTGGAGACCAAGTACATCGCCGACGCCCGCTCGCTCCCGTTCGCGGTGCTCAGCGACGACGGCATCCTCGACACCGAGGGCGGCCCTGGCAACGTCGTGATCGTCGGCGCCGCCGGCGGCAACGAGATCCTCACCTCGCTCGCCTTCGGGGCCGACCACATCGACGCCATCGAGCTCAACCCCGTCACCCACGGCCTCCTCCTCGACGAGTACGCCGAGTACTCCGGGCGGGTCGCCTACGAGCCCAACGTCAACTACGAGCTGGGCGACGGCCGGTCGTTCGTCGAGCGCAGCGACAAGGAGTTCGACCTCGTCTGGTTCCCGGCCCCCGACAGCTACGCGGCCTCGAACGCGGCCAGCGCCGGCGCGTTCGTCTTGTCCGAGAGCTACCTCTACACCGCCGACGCCGTCGACGCCTCCCTCGACAAGCTGACCGACGACGGCATCCTCGCCGCCCAGTTCGGCGAGATCGACTACGAGAACCGGCCCTACCGGACGGCCCGCTACGTGAGCACGGTCCGCAAGGCGCTCGAGGACCGAGGCGTCGAGGACCCGAGCGAGCACGTGCTCGTGGCCACCAGCCCCACCGCCGTCGGGGCCACCGCCTACTCCACGGTGCTGGTGAAGGACACGCCCTTCACCGACGAGGAGGTCGAGCGGTTCACCCAGCAGGTCGACTTCATGACCGGCGTGGCGGCCGCCGACCCGGCCAACACCAGCGCCGTCGTGCTCCGCCACGCCCCGGGGATCCCGCCCGACGGCAGCCCGGTGTCGGAGATCCTCACCCTGCCCGACGACGAGCTCGACGAGTGGTACGACGACTTCGCCTACGACGTCGAGCCGATCACCGACGACGCGCCCTACTTCTGGAACTTCGCCCGGCCCGGGTCGGTCCTCCGCGACATGGACCAGTCGCTCCAGCCGTCCGACACCGTCGACCCCGAGAGCGGCATCGGCGAGCGGGTGCTGCTCCTCCTGCTCGGGATCTCGGCCCTGTTCGCGGTGACCTTCCTGATCCTCCCGTTCCTCGCCATCCGCAAGGACTGGAAGGCCCTGCCCCGCAAGCCCATCTCGGCGCTCTACTTCTCGTGCCTGGGCATGGGCTTCCTGTTCTTCGAGATCACCCTGATCCAGCGGCTCACCCTGTTCCTGGGGTACCCGACCTACTCGCTCACGGTGACCCTGGCGTCGGTGCTGATCTTCACCGGCGTCGGCGCCCTGCTCAGCGAGCGGGTCGTCCACCGGGGGTGGACGGTCGGGCTCTGGTTGCTCGGGGCCCTGGCCGTGCTGACGCTCTTCTACGAGCTGGCCCTGCCCGGCATCGTCGACGGCCTGTTCGGCCTCAGCCTCGCCCTGCGGGTCATCGTGGCCTTCCTGCTCATGGCGCCCCTCGGGCTGTGCCTCGGCATGTTCATGCCGCTCGGGCTCGGCGCCGTCGGCCGGCTCACGTCGCTGTCGCGGGAGTACGTGGCGTGGGGCTGGGCGGTGAACGGGTTCGCCTCGGTGATGGGGTCGGTGCTGACCACGCTCCTGTCGATGACCTTCGGCTTCCGGGTGGTGATGGTCGTCGCCCTCTGCGTCTACGCCGTCGCCGTCATCGCCCTGCGGAGCCTGATGACGAGCGCCGACGCCGTCACCGCCGCGGGCGGCCCCGGAGCGCGACCCGACGAGGACGAGCCCGACGCCACGCCCGCCGGCGGTCCGACCGGGCAGCCCGTCCCCGTCGCCCCGTAG
- a CDS encoding DNA-3-methyladenine glycosylase: MPPNPDLRQTIDVAPGLDLAATLGPLRLGVSDPCWRVEASGPWWWATRTPAGPLTVHLVPGAGVVGVEAWGEGVEWLPRHLGRLLGLDADGPPAARTELVRALAQRVPGFRVAGHGRVADAAIDGICRRGVSAFEAARSWLLMVEAMGDDAPGPGGLRLPPAPRRVASCDPYELHVMGLEQGRADEVRRVASHASRLEAGTHDGGAEAIAHLAGIAGIGTDAVEHARAVALGDPDAVPVLDAHRTAAVVRALWTGAGADDTVDVRSLLEPHRPERGLLVRLIALVEAADAADDDGGLTP, encoded by the coding sequence ATGCCACCGAACCCCGACCTCCGGCAGACGATCGACGTCGCCCCCGGGCTCGACCTGGCCGCCACCTTGGGCCCGCTGCGCCTGGGCGTGTCGGACCCCTGCTGGCGGGTCGAGGCGTCGGGACCCTGGTGGTGGGCGACGCGGACACCGGCCGGGCCCCTCACCGTCCACCTCGTCCCCGGTGCCGGGGTCGTCGGCGTGGAGGCCTGGGGCGAGGGCGTCGAGTGGCTCCCCCGCCACCTCGGCCGCCTCCTCGGGCTCGACGCCGACGGACCGCCGGCCGCCCGCACCGAGCTCGTCCGGGCCCTGGCCCAGCGCGTCCCGGGCTTCCGGGTGGCCGGCCACGGTCGGGTGGCCGACGCGGCCATCGACGGCATCTGCCGCCGCGGCGTGTCGGCCTTCGAGGCCGCCCGCTCCTGGCTTCTGATGGTCGAGGCCATGGGCGACGACGCCCCCGGCCCCGGGGGCCTGCGCCTGCCCCCGGCCCCCCGGCGGGTGGCCTCGTGCGATCCCTACGAGCTGCACGTCATGGGCCTCGAGCAGGGGCGGGCCGACGAGGTGCGCCGGGTCGCCTCCCACGCCTCTCGGCTGGAGGCCGGCACCCACGACGGCGGCGCCGAGGCCATCGCCCACCTGGCCGGGATCGCCGGGATCGGGACCGACGCCGTCGAGCACGCCCGCGCCGTCGCCCTGGGCGACCCCGACGCCGTGCCGGTCCTGGACGCGCACCGCACCGCCGCGGTCGTGCGCGCCCTGTGGACCGGCGCCGGCGCCGACGACACGGTCGACGTCCGGTCGCTCCTGGAGCCCCACCGCCCCGAGCGGGGCCTGCTGGTGCGGCTGATCGCCCTGGTCGAGGCGGCCGACGCCGCCGACGACGACGGGGGCCTCACCCCCTGA
- a CDS encoding glycosyltransferase family 39 protein, with translation MGDSDRPAVPGPTTPPPWPAIEVAPLPWRAGRALDIVGLAVIAVAGLALRVVQRSPLWLDEALSSNIAALPLGDIPAALERDGHPPLYYVLLRGWQEVFGQGDVAVRLLSGVIGLALLPLVFVAAGRIGGRRAAWAAALLVALNPYVLRYATEARMYELVLVLSVAGWLVADRALRRPDLPRLALLALLTGALLWTHYWGLWLTAASGVGILVRAYLGHRRGDRERVRSSLRVAGALVVGGVSFLPWVPTLLEQAAHTGTPWAEPSIPTEVAATSLIDLGGGAAGESILLAVALAILVALGLVAAPGSGTRVELDLRTRPEVRRLGLVIVGTLAVAAAASFVAGAAYATRYFSVVAALVLVLAGVGLARIGSAVAFRIVLVAVLVLGVTSGVRTAVSRPRTQARQAAEAIEAAGPTTGPDGPLVLVCPDQLGPALSRELPDATDIATYPRFEAPELVDWVDYAERLAGASPVDFAAEAVRRAGDRDIWLVWSGTYTTHEGTCETVANELQVARPAGTPVVLADPDAYEQDNAYHYPR, from the coding sequence GTGGGCGACTCGGATCGGCCGGCCGTCCCCGGCCCGACGACCCCTCCTCCCTGGCCGGCGATCGAGGTCGCCCCGCTGCCGTGGCGCGCCGGCCGCGCCCTCGACATCGTCGGGCTGGCCGTCATCGCCGTCGCCGGCCTGGCCCTCCGGGTGGTGCAGCGTTCGCCGCTGTGGCTCGACGAGGCCCTCAGCTCGAACATCGCCGCCCTGCCGCTCGGGGACATCCCGGCGGCCCTCGAGCGCGACGGCCACCCGCCGCTCTACTACGTGCTCCTCCGGGGGTGGCAGGAGGTGTTCGGCCAGGGCGACGTGGCCGTCCGCCTCCTCTCGGGCGTCATCGGCCTGGCCCTGCTCCCCCTGGTCTTCGTGGCCGCCGGGCGGATCGGTGGCCGTCGGGCGGCGTGGGCCGCCGCCCTCCTGGTCGCCCTCAACCCCTACGTGCTGCGGTACGCCACCGAGGCCCGCATGTACGAGCTGGTCCTGGTGCTGTCGGTGGCGGGCTGGCTCGTGGCCGACCGGGCCCTCCGCCGGCCCGACCTGCCCCGGCTGGCGCTGCTCGCCCTCCTCACCGGTGCCCTGCTCTGGACCCACTACTGGGGCCTGTGGCTCACCGCGGCGTCGGGGGTGGGGATCCTGGTCCGGGCGTACCTGGGCCACCGCCGGGGCGACCGCGAGAGGGTCCGGTCGTCGCTGCGGGTCGCCGGCGCCCTCGTCGTCGGCGGCGTCTCGTTCCTGCCGTGGGTGCCGACCCTGCTGGAGCAGGCCGCCCACACCGGCACGCCGTGGGCCGAGCCGTCGATCCCCACCGAGGTGGCGGCGACGTCGCTGATCGACCTGGGGGGCGGGGCGGCGGGGGAGTCGATCCTGCTGGCCGTGGCCCTGGCCATCCTCGTCGCCCTGGGGCTGGTGGCGGCGCCGGGCTCCGGCACCCGGGTCGAGCTCGACCTGCGCACCCGCCCGGAGGTCCGCCGGTTGGGCCTGGTCATCGTCGGGACGCTGGCCGTCGCGGCGGCGGCGTCGTTCGTGGCCGGCGCCGCCTACGCCACCCGGTACTTCTCCGTCGTCGCCGCCCTGGTGCTGGTGCTGGCCGGGGTGGGGCTGGCCCGCATCGGCAGCGCCGTGGCGTTCCGCATCGTCCTGGTCGCCGTGCTCGTCCTCGGCGTCACGTCGGGGGTGCGCACCGCGGTGAGCCGGCCCCGCACCCAGGCCCGGCAGGCCGCCGAGGCCATCGAGGCCGCCGGCCCGACGACGGGCCCGGACGGCCCGCTGGTGCTGGTGTGCCCCGACCAGCTGGGCCCGGCGCTGAGCCGCGAGCTGCCGGACGCCACCGACATCGCCACCTACCCCCGGTTCGAGGCCCCGGAGCTGGTCGACTGGGTGGACTACGCCGAGCGCCTCGCCGGCGCCTCACCGGTGGACTTCGCCGCCGAGGCCGTGCGCCGCGCCGGCGACCGTGACATCTGGCTGGTGTGGTCCGGCACCTACACGACCCACGAGGGCACCTGCGAGACGGTCGCCAACGAGCTCCAGGTCGCCCGCCCGGCCGGCACGCCGGTGGTCCTGGCCGACCCCGACGCCTACGAGCAGGACAACGCCTACCACTACCCGCGCTAG